The nucleotide sequence GGTCCCGGCGCATCGGCGTATGGACCGGATGCGACGGGCGGCGTCATCAACATCATCACGCGCAAGGGAACGGTCGAACGTAAGGGAACACTCGATCTTTCGACCGGCTCGTGGAGCAAACATAATTATTCGCTGACGCTATCGGGTACCATCGATGAGAATCCTACCTTCCGCTATTTCGGCACGGTGACGCGCACGTTGAGCGGCGATACGGAATACGTCGATGGCGAAACGGGCAAGATCGGCACGCTCGGCGGCTCGCACTGGGCGGAAGATGCGGTCAATATCCGCATCGACAAGGATCTGACCGATGAGCAGAGTATCAAGTTCTGGTACAACCACAAGAGCGGCAAAGACGGCTATCCGATCTCAACGCCGCGTCTCAAGTATTGGAATCAGGACGACTGGGAACGCATCATTTTTGGCGCTGCCGTCGGTCAGCTGGACTCGAATAACGCCCTCAAAGGGGGCATCAACCCAAATACGGGAAACTGGGAACCGGCACGCACGCTTGCCGGCGATGCGCGCAACCCCGGCTATGCGAACCTCTACGCACTTGATGGCAAGGTGTACAATTCGTTCAGCCGCTTTAGGCACAACGATTGGGAGTTGAAGTGGACGTTCGACAAGGACAATCGTATGGAGAGCTTCGTTCGGCTCTATCATCAAAACCACCGTTACTCCAACCGCGATAAGTATGTCTGGGGCGATAAGAAACGCAAAGATCTTGTTCAAGACTATCGCACACAATTCCCGACAGGTGCAACGAAAGAGCAGCTCAAGCAGTGGATCAGCGATCATCTCGCGCCTTTCCCGGGCGGCGATCCGGCAAAGGTGCAGGAATGGCTCGAAAAAACGGGCGGCAAAGCGCCTGAGCCGACCAGCTGGTACGAGGAAGAAAACCACGGTCTTCAAGTGCAGTACGCAAGAGCCATAGGCAAGAACGATGTCATCGCGAGCGTTACTTATGACAAGGCGAAGAACTATGCGAAAAGCATTCGGAACAATGGAAGAGTCACGGAATCGCATACGGCTCGCGACTCTGTCCTTGCCTATGTGCAGGACAAGATTCACATCACCCCGAACTGGGATCTTACTCCCGCACTCCGCTACAGCTACTACTCAGGCTATGAGTCGTCTACTGCAGGGGACGATGTGCAGGGAAAAGGAAAGACGAACATCTTCACCTATGCACTCAACACAGAATACGTATTTGACGATACCCTCAGCACATATTTCGGCTGGACGAAGATTCTCCGTCCGCTGCGCCAGGGCGACTACACAAAAGTAGACGGCGTATTTGAGACCCCGTTGAAAGATGAGCGCGGCGATGCGTGGACACTCGGCGTGCGCAAGGAGTTCTCTC is from Selenomonas sputigena ATCC 35185 and encodes:
- a CDS encoding TonB-dependent receptor domain-containing protein translates to MKKRHLTCAILAGLLSTWGGQNPAHAGHDENLQFYTLDSIEVTAEQTINQFGDTVTEQSYYRTGGDVKVITREEIEKRHYADLTEAIKRIPGVTFQNPGYRGGEYGYQFYNNGVLINGDSRVVILIDGRRVDNLTSTRIGYNSTKGSKSTGVNLDQLLGIESVDKIEVIKGPGASAYGPDATGGVINIITRKGTVERKGTLDLSTGSWSKHNYSLTLSGTIDENPTFRYFGTVTRTLSGDTEYVDGETGKIGTLGGSHWAEDAVNIRIDKDLTDEQSIKFWYNHKSGKDGYPISTPRLKYWNQDDWERIIFGAAVGQLDSNNALKGGINPNTGNWEPARTLAGDARNPGYANLYALDGKVYNSFSRFRHNDWELKWTFDKDNRMESFVRLYHQNHRYSNRDKYVWGDKKRKDLVQDYRTQFPTGATKEQLKQWISDHLAPFPGGDPAKVQEWLEKTGGKAPEPTSWYEEENHGLQVQYARAIGKNDVIASVTYDKAKNYAKSIRNNGRVTESHTARDSVLAYVQDKIHITPNWDLTPALRYSYYSGYESSTAGDDVQGKGKTNIFTYALNTEYVFDDTLSTYFGWTKILRPLRQGDYTKVDGVFETPLKDERGDAWTLGVRKEFSQHTALAVHYDWTRMSNAIATLPIWNNDDADFSSTAVNAREDKKSFNITFDHAFDKHFSMSASYTHMEDKWMAKPGWVLDPNWGYQSGSDINTQINRLRPQNHYALNLSYEKGKIYTGLLMNWYTGCSPTAFTDSQFLVLDWNFNYSFTPDLTGYLTINNLTNEAYQTSYNSWNGIGSSAMPGRSIMVGARYTF